One window of the Silurus meridionalis isolate SWU-2019-XX chromosome 24, ASM1480568v1, whole genome shotgun sequence genome contains the following:
- the pspc1 gene encoding paraspeckle component 1 isoform X2 yields the protein MANRNLKHVNIQNSSPSPKPQNPTRSTDSPSTERPQKMEGATPSPKVTSPQPEPEGSSEPREMTLDLKSFRKPGEKTFTQRCRLFVGNLPTDITEDDFRKLFAKYGEANEVFINRDRGFGFIRLETRTLAEIAKAELDGTVLRNRPIRIRFATHGAALTVRNLSPVVTNELLEQAFSQFGPVERAVVVVDDRGRPTGKGILEFANKPAARKALDRCADGALLLTTSPRPVIVEPTEQFDDEDGLSEKLLQKTAQYHKEREQPPRFAQPGTFEFEYSSRWKALDEMEKQQRGQVSRNIQEAKEKLEAEMETAKHEHQLMMMRQDLMRRQEELRRLEELRNQELQKRKQMEMRHEEERRRREEEMMRHRDPDDMRRQPDAFKPAFMDSREQDMRMSEMGARGAVNMGDAFNPAAAVSGNQGPAQMMGMGMSGRGGAMGPEGSANMGAPLIQDNGNMTTEDAYKVKQYAAIIIHLSCSLPLFSVS from the exons ATGGCAAACCGAAACCTCAAACATGTAAACATTCAGAACAGCTCTCCATCCCCGAAGCCCCAAAATCCCACTCGCAGCACGGACTCTCCGTCCACCGAGCGCCCGCAGAAGATGGAGGGAGCGACGCCATCGCCGAAAGTCACAAGCCCTCAGCCAGAGCCAGAAGGTAGCAGCGAGCCTCGGGAAATGACTTTGGACCTGAAGAGCTTCAGGAAACCGGGAGAGAAAACGTTTACGCAGAGGTGCAGACTGTTTGTGGGCAATCTTCCGACTGATATTACCGAGGATGACTTCCGAAAGCTGTTCGCCAAATACGGCGAGGCCAACGAGGTGTTCATTAACCGGGACCGAGGATTCGGGTTCATTCGCCTG gAAACAAGGACATTAGCAGAGATTGCAAAAGCAGAGCTGGATGGGACAGTGCTGAGGAACAGGCCAATTCGTATCCGCTTTGCCACACATGGAGCTGCCCTCACAGTTCGCAACCTTTCACCAGTTGTTACCAATGAGCTTCTGGAGCAGGCATTTTCACAGTTTGGACCAGTGGAGAGGGCAGTTGTGGTAGTAGATGATCGTGGCAGACCTACAGGTAAAGGTATTTTGGAGTTTGCCAATAAGCCTGCTGCCCGAAAGGCTCTTGACCGTTGTGCTGATGGAGCTCTTTTACTGACTAC GTCTCCACGGCCAGTTATTGTTGAACCAACGGAGCAgtttgatgatgaagatggtctTTCAGAAAAACTATTGCAAAAGACAGCACAATATCATAA GGAACGAGAGCAGCCTCCACGCTTTGCCCAGCCAGGCACCTTTGAATTTGAGTACTCTTCACGTTGGAAGGCGCTCGAtgagatggagaaacagcaacGTGGTCAAGTGAGCAGGAATATCCAAGAGGCTAAGGAGAAACTGGAAGCTGAGATGGAGACTGCAAAACATGAGCACCAGCTCATGATGATGAGACAAG ATCTTATGCGTCGTCAAGAAGAGTTGCGGCGACTGGAGGAACTGAGAAACCAGGAGCTGCAGAAGCGCAAACAGATGGAGATGAG GCACGAGGAAGAGAGGCGGAGACGCGAAGAGGAAATGATGCGCCACAGGGACCCAGATGACATGAGACGACAGCCCGATGCTTTTAAACCTGCTTTTATGGATAGC AGAGAACAGGATATGAGAATGAGTGAAATGGGTGCCCGTGGAGCCGTTAATATGGGAG ATGCTTTTAATCCTGCCGCTGCTGTTAGCGGTAACCAAGGCCCTGCCCAAATGATGGGTATGGGCATGTCAGGCCGGGGTGGAGCCATGGGGCCAGAGGGATCAGCAAATATGGGGGCACCCCTCATTCAAGATAACGGAAATATG